A single Microcoleus sp. FACHB-672 DNA region contains:
- a CDS encoding GuaB3 family IMP dehydrogenase-related protein, giving the protein MDIQIGRGKAARRAYGIDEIALVPGQRTLDPSLADTRWRIGGIEREIPIIASAMDGVVDVRMAVRLSELGALGVLNLEGIQTRYADPEPILDRISSVGKDEFVTLMQELYAEPIKPELIEQRIQEIKRQGGIAAVSATPAGATKYGSVVAKAGADLFFVQATVVSTAYLAPESITPLDLAQFCREMPIPVILGNCVTYEVTLNLMKAGAAGILVGIGPGAACTSRGVLGVGIPQATAVADCAAARDDYYQETGNYVPVIADGGLITGGDICKCIACGADGVMIGSPFARAKEAPGRGYHWGMATPSPVLPRGTRIRVGTTGTLEQILRGPAQLDDGTHNLLGALQTSMGTLGAKDIKEMQQVEVVIAPSLLTEGKVYQKAQQLGMGK; this is encoded by the coding sequence GTGGATATTCAAATTGGAAGGGGCAAGGCAGCTCGCAGAGCTTATGGAATTGACGAAATTGCGCTAGTACCGGGACAGCGAACTCTCGATCCGAGTTTAGCCGATACTCGCTGGCGCATTGGCGGCATCGAACGAGAAATTCCCATTATTGCCAGCGCAATGGATGGGGTTGTCGATGTCCGCATGGCAGTGCGACTGTCTGAACTTGGGGCACTGGGTGTACTTAACTTAGAAGGCATTCAAACGCGCTATGCTGACCCAGAGCCGATTTTAGACCGCATCTCCTCTGTGGGCAAAGATGAGTTTGTGACCTTGATGCAGGAACTTTACGCCGAACCCATCAAGCCAGAACTCATCGAACAGCGAATTCAGGAAATTAAGCGCCAAGGCGGAATTGCAGCGGTTAGCGCCACACCGGCAGGGGCAACCAAATACGGTTCAGTTGTTGCTAAAGCCGGCGCGGATTTATTCTTTGTACAGGCAACCGTTGTCTCAACAGCTTACCTGGCTCCAGAGTCAATCACGCCCCTCGATTTAGCCCAATTCTGCCGAGAAATGCCCATTCCTGTGATTTTAGGCAATTGCGTCACTTACGAAGTGACCCTGAACTTAATGAAGGCAGGGGCAGCCGGCATCTTGGTAGGAATTGGCCCTGGTGCGGCTTGCACGTCTCGCGGTGTTCTCGGTGTGGGGATTCCTCAAGCAACGGCTGTGGCTGACTGTGCTGCCGCCCGTGACGATTACTATCAAGAAACCGGCAATTATGTGCCCGTGATTGCGGATGGCGGCTTAATCACCGGCGGAGACATCTGCAAATGTATCGCTTGCGGAGCCGACGGTGTTATGATCGGTTCACCTTTTGCAAGGGCGAAAGAAGCACCAGGCCGGGGCTATCACTGGGGCATGGCAACACCGAGTCCTGTTCTGCCACGAGGCACGCGCATTCGGGTTGGCACCACCGGCACCCTTGAGCAAATCTTACGCGGGCCGGCACAGCTTGATGATGGCACCCACAACCTACTGGGCGCACTGCAAACAAGCATGGGAACCTTGGGAGCCAAAGACATTAAAGAGATGCAGCAAGTTGAGGTCGTCATTGCTCCCTCACTGCTAACTGAAGGCAAAGTTTACCAGAAAGCGCAACAACTGGGCATGGGTAAGTAA
- a CDS encoding VOC family protein, whose translation MKLKRIGHVAICVQDINKAAEFYQNLGMDVVWKDADWAYLKAGEDGLALLGPSYKHAGQHFGFIFNERSEIEVAYEQMKAAGVDVRPIHDHRDGTASFYGRDLDGNWFEYLYEPAPVASNSVQR comes from the coding sequence ATGAAATTGAAACGAATAGGCCACGTTGCGATCTGTGTTCAGGACATTAACAAAGCTGCTGAGTTTTACCAGAACTTAGGCATGGATGTCGTTTGGAAGGATGCAGACTGGGCTTACCTCAAAGCCGGTGAAGATGGTTTAGCCTTGTTAGGGCCAAGCTATAAGCACGCAGGACAGCATTTCGGATTTATCTTCAATGAGCGCAGCGAGATAGAAGTTGCCTACGAACAAATGAAGGCAGCAGGAGTAGATGTGCGTCCCATCCACGATCACCGGGATGGCACAGCCTCATTCTATGGACGCGATCTTGATGGCAATTGGTTTGAGTACCTCTACGAACCGGCACCTGTCGCCAGTAACAGTGTTCAGCGTTAA
- a CDS encoding endonuclease MutS2 has translation MIQSETLELLEWPRLCQHLATFAATKLGAIAAQKILIPDTLDETQKLLAQTREVYQLESRLSSGLTFEGIYDIGEALERSERQGVLFGEELLEIATTLAGVRRLRRIIDNQPDVPVLNALVADLRTYPEIEQEIHRCIDERGKVADRASQKLGEIRAKMRQVRDRIYQVLQSILQRQAGAVQEQIIAQRGDRFVIPVKAPQKDAIRGIVHDVSVSGATLYIEPHAIVDLNNQMRQLVRQEQAEEEAIRRVLSEQVATVKPDLERLLAIATTLDLATARARYSLWLEGNPPRFISRTEEADGNAEIITLRQLRHPLLVWQQQHEQGAPVVPIDLHIQPKIRVVAITGPNTGGKTVTLKTLGLAALMAKAGLFIPAREPVELPWFDQVLADIGDEQSLEQSLSTFSGHIRRISRILEALSEETLVLLDEVGAGTDPTEGSALAIALLQYLAETAGLTIATTHFGELKALKYQDERFENASVEFDDVSLSPTYRLLWGIPGRSNALTIARRLGLKPEIADRASDRVGVGSAEEINQVIAGLEAQRRSQETRAQEAAELVKQAERLHRELSQKAAQLQEREQQLKLSQEKAVQDEINTAKSEIARVIRRLQQGPATAQHAQQATENLKEIAEVRLPSRKAPPAKPKPGFRPQVGDRVRIPRLGQTAEVLSGPDEDGELSVRFGLMKMTVSLTDIESLDGQKPDVPVKQKPAPAPAPAPPPPPTVRTSQNTVDIRGSRVGDAEIELERAIATAATKSGAVWIIHGKGTGKLRQGVHEFLQQHPQVSRYELATAQEGGAGVTVAYLT, from the coding sequence TTGATTCAATCTGAGACTCTAGAACTTTTAGAATGGCCGCGCTTGTGCCAGCATTTGGCCACCTTTGCGGCCACAAAATTAGGTGCGATAGCTGCACAAAAAATCCTAATCCCGGATACTCTGGATGAGACGCAAAAACTGCTCGCGCAAACCCGCGAAGTTTATCAATTGGAAAGTCGCCTAAGTTCAGGGTTGACTTTTGAAGGAATTTATGATATTGGAGAAGCGCTAGAGCGTTCAGAGCGGCAAGGCGTCCTCTTTGGAGAAGAACTGCTAGAGATTGCCACCACCTTAGCCGGCGTCAGACGTTTGCGACGCATCATCGACAACCAACCAGACGTGCCGGTGTTGAACGCACTGGTTGCCGATTTGCGAACTTATCCAGAAATCGAGCAAGAAATTCATCGTTGCATCGACGAACGGGGTAAGGTAGCCGACCGAGCCAGCCAGAAGCTCGGTGAAATTCGGGCAAAAATGCGGCAGGTCAGAGATCGGATTTATCAAGTTTTACAAAGCATTTTACAGCGGCAAGCCGGCGCAGTTCAAGAACAAATCATCGCCCAACGGGGAGATCGCTTTGTCATCCCCGTTAAAGCCCCTCAAAAAGACGCAATTCGCGGCATCGTCCATGATGTTTCCGTGAGCGGGGCAACCCTCTACATTGAACCTCATGCCATCGTTGATTTAAACAACCAGATGCGGCAGCTGGTGCGGCAAGAACAAGCCGAAGAAGAGGCCATCCGTCGCGTTCTCAGCGAGCAAGTTGCAACGGTTAAACCCGACTTAGAACGCTTGTTGGCAATCGCCACAACCTTAGACTTAGCCACCGCCCGCGCCCGTTATAGCTTGTGGTTAGAAGGCAATCCCCCACGATTCATCAGCCGGACAGAAGAAGCAGACGGCAATGCAGAAATTATTACCTTGCGGCAGTTGCGCCATCCCCTCTTAGTGTGGCAACAGCAACACGAACAAGGTGCGCCGGTGGTACCAATCGACTTGCATATTCAGCCCAAGATTCGGGTGGTGGCGATCACCGGCCCGAATACCGGCGGCAAAACGGTTACGCTCAAAACATTAGGATTGGCCGCGCTGATGGCCAAAGCCGGCTTATTTATCCCTGCCCGTGAGCCGGTGGAACTGCCCTGGTTTGACCAAGTTTTAGCCGATATTGGGGATGAACAATCTTTAGAGCAAAGTTTGTCCACCTTTTCCGGCCATATTCGCCGCATCAGCCGCATTCTGGAAGCCTTGAGCGAGGAAACCTTGGTACTGCTCGATGAAGTGGGTGCCGGCACCGATCCTACAGAAGGCAGCGCCCTAGCGATTGCCTTGTTGCAATACCTAGCTGAAACTGCCGGTTTAACCATTGCTACCACCCACTTTGGCGAACTGAAGGCGCTGAAATATCAAGACGAGCGATTTGAAAATGCCTCGGTGGAATTTGATGATGTTAGTCTCTCGCCCACCTATCGGCTGCTATGGGGAATTCCCGGACGATCCAACGCCTTGACAATCGCCCGCCGATTGGGATTAAAGCCAGAAATTGCGGATCGGGCGTCTGATCGCGTAGGGGTCGGATCGGCTGAAGAAATCAACCAAGTAATTGCCGGCTTGGAAGCCCAGCGCCGCAGCCAAGAAACCCGCGCTCAAGAGGCAGCAGAGTTAGTCAAACAAGCTGAGCGGCTGCATCGGGAACTTTCGCAAAAAGCAGCGCAATTGCAAGAGCGAGAGCAGCAATTAAAGCTTTCCCAAGAGAAAGCAGTGCAAGATGAAATTAATACGGCAAAATCGGAAATTGCCCGCGTAATTCGCCGGTTGCAGCAAGGGCCGGCCACCGCTCAACACGCCCAGCAAGCCACGGAAAATTTAAAGGAAATCGCCGAGGTACGCCTGCCGTCACGTAAAGCACCGCCGGCTAAACCAAAACCCGGATTTCGGCCTCAAGTGGGCGATCGTGTCCGGATTCCTCGCTTGGGCCAAACGGCTGAAGTGCTGAGCGGGCCTGATGAAGATGGGGAATTGAGCGTCCGGTTTGGCTTGATGAAGATGACAGTGTCCCTTACAGACATTGAATCGCTCGATGGCCAAAAACCCGATGTGCCAGTGAAACAAAAGCCAGCACCGGCACCCGCACCGGCACCCCCGCCGCCACCGACTGTCCGGACATCACAAAATACAGTTGATATAAGAGGTAGCCGAGTTGGCGATGCAGAAATAGAATTAGAACGTGCCATCGCCACCGCCGCAACCAAGAGCGGTGCCGTGTGGATTATCCACGGCAAGGGAACTGGCAAGCTGCGTCAAGGCGTCCATGAATTCTTGCAGCAGCACCCTCAAGTCAGCCGATATGAGTTAGCTACCGCACAAGAGGGAGGTGCCGGTGTAACCGTTGCTTACCTTACCTAG
- a CDS encoding DUF3038 domain-containing protein, with translation MHPSVKTPASVPKWEEFTVTDAPQPAQLDNIKAQLDLILLALEALAGIGSEAMLKAAVDLKIESMVADRVALWRLRQSSPLRKGQGGRKKLDVEEARALVLISCYLAKQNQELIRRAVGLLEQLAEQNRQPHQAALIGDYLDTFCNTYQERMEDGESVSPDTLTHLALKLLIDLLFYSGPGGSRRLWLALLDRSR, from the coding sequence ATGCATCCATCAGTGAAGACGCCCGCATCCGTGCCCAAGTGGGAGGAATTTACAGTCACTGATGCGCCACAACCGGCGCAACTCGACAACATCAAAGCCCAGCTAGATTTAATCCTCTTAGCCCTAGAAGCCCTAGCCGGCATTGGTTCCGAAGCTATGCTCAAGGCAGCAGTGGATTTGAAAATCGAATCGATGGTAGCAGATCGAGTTGCCTTGTGGCGGCTACGTCAGTCATCTCCCCTGCGGAAGGGACAGGGAGGGCGCAAAAAGCTGGATGTGGAAGAAGCGCGGGCGCTGGTTTTAATTAGTTGCTATCTCGCTAAACAAAATCAAGAATTAATTCGCCGTGCCGTGGGACTCCTCGAACAGCTTGCCGAGCAAAATCGCCAACCGCACCAAGCTGCTTTGATTGGCGACTATCTTGATACGTTCTGCAATACCTATCAAGAGCGCATGGAAGACGGAGAAAGTGTATCGCCGGACACTCTAACTCACCTAGCCTTAAAACTTTTGATTGACCTATTGTTCTACAGCGGGCCGGGTGGTTCCCGACGTCTTTGGTTGGCCCTTCTCGACCGAAGTCGCTAA
- a CDS encoding DUF4335 domain-containing protein: MVLQRYTPPTCTLVIMANGSPLSRWAGRPVLKDLRFELSFDAPQLPEEQRMTVWGDRTQLEALCDAVTTYVQDLLHQSPAQIESAGLAKWSKSVGDSELSRAEEIPDTVRGDRPDLENRRSFAETNFTLQPAAAPAPRTPAELNRVDTPNPSWKPALVPPANAVQTANRPLGAGTGIYLQPKGLLSHNLFLGSLATEESGPVVHLGVLQLFDLASALDEYTTEMVALPSLKRTGASGILALLKDPPAWVNTAAVVLLTVGLTAAVGKFLEPQSPTPVQTATSKVENRGSTPPPESNTGKPQQLAIAPPPPPPPGASPPAQQQLPAQKLPSLPPGAMATPNSLPAGSSPIPTVAVPKTAPNAASQLEIPADPIPLNPAIPAKPSQSIPAIPPGASNSAPPPLPSSRSATPGAPNIDLRARTPAPAPETANQQAAPAPSGPPVTQPVAPTPAIAPAPRGAEPPPALPSVTLPDQPLAKEAPAPQASASGVSEPEASAAAQPAEVARGTTADTSKIIPQVEEARTYFQQRWTPQEGLTQPLEYTLSLNADGSIQQITPRGLTAGRFLDRTGMPLQNEPFVSPVGGEQAPRIRVVLKPDGQVLTFMEPFKEGF, encoded by the coding sequence ATGGTTTTGCAAAGATACACGCCCCCCACTTGCACGCTGGTCATTATGGCGAATGGCTCGCCCTTGTCCCGCTGGGCTGGCCGGCCTGTACTAAAAGATTTGCGGTTTGAGCTAAGCTTTGATGCGCCCCAATTGCCAGAAGAACAGCGGATGACTGTTTGGGGAGACCGCACCCAACTTGAAGCCCTCTGTGATGCAGTGACCACTTACGTGCAGGACTTGCTCCACCAGTCCCCTGCTCAGATAGAGTCCGCAGGCTTGGCAAAATGGAGTAAGTCTGTGGGTGATTCTGAATTGAGTAGAGCCGAAGAGATTCCAGACACGGTTCGAGGCGACCGACCAGACCTAGAGAATCGCCGGAGCTTCGCAGAAACGAATTTTACCCTGCAACCGGCTGCTGCCCCCGCACCTAGAACCCCAGCCGAGCTGAATCGAGTAGATACTCCAAACCCGTCGTGGAAACCGGCATTAGTGCCACCGGCAAACGCGGTACAAACGGCAAACAGACCGCTGGGTGCAGGCACCGGCATTTATTTGCAACCGAAAGGCTTGCTATCCCATAACCTATTTTTGGGTTCTCTGGCCACAGAAGAATCAGGGCCGGTGGTTCATCTGGGCGTTTTGCAACTTTTTGACCTGGCAAGCGCCCTTGATGAATACACGACGGAAATGGTGGCTTTACCCAGCCTCAAACGCACCGGAGCCTCAGGAATTTTAGCCCTGCTGAAAGATCCGCCGGCTTGGGTGAATACGGCAGCCGTGGTGCTGCTCACCGTGGGTTTGACAGCGGCTGTGGGCAAATTCCTTGAGCCACAAAGTCCCACTCCTGTCCAAACAGCTACCTCGAAAGTCGAGAACCGAGGTAGTACGCCCCCACCAGAATCGAACACTGGCAAGCCGCAACAGCTCGCCATTGCGCCCCCTCCACCACCGCCGCCCGGAGCATCGCCTCCCGCACAGCAACAATTGCCGGCCCAAAAATTACCCTCACTGCCGCCTGGTGCGATGGCAACTCCGAATTCCTTACCGGCAGGTTCTTCTCCCATACCGACGGTGGCGGTGCCCAAAACTGCCCCCAACGCTGCCAGCCAATTGGAAATTCCCGCTGATCCAATTCCCTTAAATCCAGCGATCCCCGCCAAACCTTCCCAGTCGATTCCGGCAATTCCCCCAGGCGCAAGCAATTCCGCACCCCCACCCCTGCCATCCTCCAGGTCGGCAACTCCTGGGGCACCGAACATCGACCTTCGCGCTAGGACGCCGGCACCAGCACCGGAAACCGCCAATCAGCAGGCGGCACCCGCTCCATCTGGGCCACCCGTCACGCAGCCGGTTGCCCCTACCCCTGCTATTGCTCCCGCGCCTAGAGGTGCAGAACCTCCTCCTGCGCTCCCCTCCGTCACATTGCCAGATCAACCCCTTGCTAAGGAGGCACCCGCTCCCCAAGCCTCAGCAAGCGGGGTTAGCGAACCGGAAGCTTCTGCCGCCGCGCAGCCGGCTGAGGTCGCGAGGGGGACTACAGCGGACACCTCTAAAATCATTCCCCAAGTTGAAGAGGCCAGAACCTATTTCCAACAGCGCTGGACTCCTCAAGAGGGATTAACACAGCCTTTGGAGTACACCCTATCTTTGAATGCAGATGGGTCAATTCAGCAGATTACACCTCGCGGACTGACGGCAGGAAGATTTTTAGATCGCACCGGGATGCCGTTGCAGAATGAACCTTTTGTTTCGCCGGTGGGGGGAGAGCAAGCCCCTAGAATTCGGGTTGTTCTCAAACCAGATGGTCAGGTACTAACGTTTATGGAACCGTTTAAGGAGGGATTTTAA
- a CDS encoding homocysteine biosynthesis protein, whose translation MRTIAEINDKISRKCAVVWTVEELKARVSEVGVTQAAKEVDVIATGTFEPMESSGAIINLGHTDPPIKIRRCWLDNVSAYSGFGAVDLYLGATQVTETADGEESRERGGGHVIEDLIAGKPVSLRALGQVTDCYPRATFETTITRDTINQFYLYNPRNLYQNFIVGINGGERPLFTYLGPLQPRLGNAVYSNPGAVSPLWNDPDLQLIGIGTRVFLGGGIGYVAWEGTQHFPLQKRLPNRTPIGPAATLALIGDAKQMQRRWVRGCYFKNYGPSLMLGVGIPLPVLREDVVANCAVRDQELVAPIVDFSIPRRVRPTFGLVSYAQLKTGRITIDGKSVRVAPLASIFLSHQVALELKQWILLSQFTLSEPVAPLPMDRSFLPQDLWGAQITLE comes from the coding sequence ATGAGAACCATCGCCGAAATTAACGACAAAATTAGCCGCAAGTGTGCCGTAGTTTGGACGGTGGAAGAATTGAAGGCACGAGTGAGCGAAGTCGGCGTCACCCAGGCTGCCAAGGAAGTAGACGTGATCGCCACCGGCACCTTTGAACCGATGGAATCCTCTGGAGCGATTATCAACCTTGGCCACACCGATCCACCGATTAAAATTCGCCGGTGCTGGTTAGATAACGTCTCGGCTTACTCTGGGTTTGGGGCAGTCGATTTATATTTGGGTGCCACCCAAGTTACTGAAACCGCAGATGGAGAAGAATCACGCGAGCGAGGCGGCGGCCATGTTATTGAAGATTTAATAGCCGGCAAACCCGTATCGCTGCGTGCACTTGGACAGGTGACAGACTGTTACCCCCGCGCCACATTTGAAACCACTATCACCCGCGACACGATTAATCAGTTTTACCTGTATAACCCTCGCAACCTTTACCAAAACTTTATTGTAGGCATCAATGGCGGCGAACGTCCCTTGTTTACCTACCTCGGACCCTTGCAACCCCGCCTAGGGAATGCCGTTTACTCGAATCCCGGTGCCGTCTCTCCCCTATGGAATGACCCAGACTTGCAACTAATTGGCATTGGCACCCGCGTTTTTTTGGGCGGTGGTATCGGTTATGTTGCCTGGGAAGGCACGCAGCACTTCCCATTGCAAAAACGCCTGCCCAATCGAACACCCATTGGCCCAGCAGCTACCTTAGCTTTAATCGGAGATGCCAAGCAGATGCAACGCCGTTGGGTGCGCGGGTGCTATTTCAAAAATTACGGCCCTTCCTTGATGCTGGGTGTTGGCATTCCCCTGCCGGTGTTGCGCGAAGACGTTGTGGCCAACTGCGCTGTGCGAGACCAGGAACTCGTAGCACCGATTGTGGATTTCTCCATTCCCCGCCGCGTTCGCCCCACCTTTGGTTTAGTGAGTTACGCCCAGCTTAAAACTGGTCGCATTACGATTGACGGCAAATCCGTGCGAGTCGCGCCCCTGGCCAGCATTTTTTTATCTCATCAAGTCGCCTTGGAATTGAAACAGTGGATTCTGCTGTCGCAATTTACCCTCAGCGAGCCGGTGGCCCCCCTACCAATGGATCGCTCATTTTTGCCCCAAGACTTGTGGGGCGCTCAGATTACTCTCGAATAG
- a CDS encoding AI-2E family transporter, producing MQLGKWIGLLALILSLYILWQIRQAMLLLFAAVVLATALNMLARRLQKFKLPRTIAVLLSVAILMAVLTGFFLLIVPPFIAQYKELTTTKLPQVVELLNTWRNQLRPRVPTQLMEYLPDVKSFSQQLQPIAERILGRSFVFLSGSLVIIVNFLLVVILTLMLLAQPMSYRKAFVRLFPSFYRRRVEMILDRCEVALGGWIFGALISMTVVGILSFIGLSVLHVPLALAQGILAGLLNFIPNIGPTLSVVLPMGISLLDAPWKAGAVFILYLLIQQFETNLLTPYVMAQQVSLLPAVTLLAQVFFATFFGFLGFLLALPLTVVGQVWVQEVLIHDVLDPWRTDKDAEGTETAVIVDAPADTNTLPAERYGLADEPVQPNNPSTGSTQPHKRPKADDADTP from the coding sequence GTGCAACTCGGTAAATGGATCGGTTTATTAGCGTTAATCCTTTCCCTATATATACTCTGGCAAATTCGGCAAGCCATGTTGCTACTATTTGCCGCAGTTGTGCTAGCAACAGCCCTGAATATGCTGGCTCGCCGACTGCAAAAGTTTAAACTGCCAAGAACAATAGCTGTCTTGCTGTCGGTCGCGATTTTAATGGCCGTATTAACCGGCTTTTTCTTACTAATTGTGCCCCCGTTTATCGCTCAGTATAAAGAACTAACAACAACCAAGCTACCGCAGGTTGTAGAACTGTTAAATACTTGGCGCAATCAGCTCAGGCCCCGTGTTCCTACTCAGTTAATGGAGTATTTACCAGATGTTAAAAGCTTTAGTCAACAACTACAGCCGATAGCCGAGCGAATCTTAGGGCGTTCGTTTGTATTTTTGTCTGGATCGCTGGTTATTATTGTCAATTTTTTACTGGTGGTGATTTTAACGCTGATGCTGCTAGCTCAGCCCATGTCCTACCGCAAAGCATTTGTGCGACTGTTTCCATCCTTCTACCGGCGACGAGTAGAGATGATTCTTGACCGATGTGAAGTCGCGCTGGGCGGATGGATTTTCGGCGCACTTATCAGCATGACTGTGGTGGGAATTTTGAGCTTTATTGGCTTATCAGTTTTGCACGTTCCACTGGCTTTAGCCCAAGGCATTTTAGCAGGATTGCTAAACTTTATTCCCAATATTGGCCCGACCTTAAGTGTTGTGTTACCAATGGGAATCTCGCTTTTAGACGCGCCTTGGAAAGCTGGAGCTGTGTTTATTCTATACCTCTTAATCCAGCAGTTTGAAACTAATTTGCTGACGCCCTACGTCATGGCTCAACAGGTATCACTGCTGCCGGCAGTCACCTTATTAGCCCAAGTATTCTTCGCCACTTTTTTTGGATTTTTAGGGTTTTTATTGGCGCTACCCCTAACAGTTGTCGGTCAAGTTTGGGTGCAAGAAGTATTAATTCACGATGTGCTAGATCCGTGGCGGACAGATAAAGATGCAGAGGGCACTGAGACAGCCGTTATAGTTGACGCTCCAGCAGACACTAATACGCTGCCGGCTGAACGTTATGGACTAGCTGATGAGCCGGTGCAGCCCAACAACCCTTCAACCGGGAGTACCCAACCTCACAAGCGTCCCAAAGCTGATGATGCTGATACGCCGTAG
- the purU gene encoding formyltetrahydrofolate deformylase, with protein sequence MTSPTATLLVSCPDQRGLVAKLANFIYAHHGNIIHADHHTDFTAGLFLSRLEWQIDGFDLPREEIAPAFAEIAEPLQATWQLHFSATVPRIAIWVSRQDHCLLDLIWRQHAKEFAAQIPLMISNHAALGDVAKQFGIDFYHLPVTKENKLEQEAKQLELLRQYKIDLVVLAKYMQILSGNFISNFPQIINIHHSFLPAFAGANPYERAYERGVKIIGATAHYVTDELDAGPIIEQDVVRVSHRDTTGDLIRKGKDLERVVLARAVRLHLRNRVLVYGNRTVVFE encoded by the coding sequence ATGACTAGCCCTACTGCAACGCTGCTAGTGTCTTGTCCCGATCAGCGGGGACTGGTTGCGAAGTTGGCGAATTTTATCTATGCCCATCATGGCAATATTATTCATGCCGATCACCACACTGATTTTACGGCTGGGTTGTTTCTCAGCCGACTGGAGTGGCAGATAGATGGATTTGATTTACCGCGTGAGGAGATCGCGCCGGCATTTGCAGAAATTGCGGAACCGCTACAAGCAACTTGGCAATTACACTTTTCCGCTACGGTGCCCCGCATTGCGATTTGGGTAAGCCGGCAAGATCACTGTCTGCTGGATCTAATTTGGCGTCAGCACGCAAAGGAATTTGCGGCTCAGATTCCTTTAATGATCAGTAATCATGCGGCTCTGGGTGATGTAGCGAAGCAGTTTGGAATTGATTTTTATCACTTGCCGGTGACTAAGGAAAATAAATTAGAGCAAGAAGCTAAACAGTTAGAATTGCTGCGGCAATACAAAATTGATTTGGTTGTTTTAGCCAAATATATGCAAATTCTCAGCGGTAATTTTATCTCCAATTTTCCGCAAATTATCAATATTCATCATTCATTTTTACCGGCTTTTGCGGGAGCAAATCCTTACGAGCGAGCCTATGAGCGGGGGGTAAAAATTATTGGCGCAACCGCACATTATGTGACCGATGAATTAGATGCCGGCCCGATTATTGAGCAGGATGTTGTGAGGGTAAGCCACCGGGATACAACGGGCGATCTGATTCGTAAAGGAAAGGACTTAGAGCGGGTGGTTTTAGCCCGTGCGGTGCGTTTGCATTTGCGAAATCGCGTGTTAGTCTACGGGAATCGGACGGTCGTTTTTGAGTGA